One Venenivibrio stagnispumantis genomic region harbors:
- a CDS encoding YgaP family membrane protein: protein MAFWDSLIRVLIGSILVFFGVEKGGVFIIALIVGLILILTGITTFCPLYKIAGISSKGEEASA, encoded by the coding sequence ATGGCTTTTTGGGATTCTCTTATTAGGGTTTTAATTGGTTCTATCCTTGTATTTTTCGGTGTAGAAAAAGGAGGCGTTTTTATCATAGCCCTTATAGTAGGTTTAATACTTATACTTACCGGTATAACTACATTCTGCCCTCTTTATAAAATAGCCGGAATATCTTCAAAAGGAGAAGAAGCATCAGCATAG
- a CDS encoding L,D-transpeptidase, protein MKKLFITLLISTTLYADEVDDILRTLYNQEKTIKEEKKEDLFSIAKAKVEKDKLEELFNNVLNFYADGMYNLAIEKSKEYLSKSAKNDYKRDYIYIILAKSYYKMSDTENMFNLVKNLDNISIDAQYKVIQIASLLFTEYKEEEKNNYLLSLIKKNKNYKLYSTKFSYINYKGVDFPLNRNAFEIKPNQKIIGNIYLYVVEKDQTLFELSRELDLGYYEMKYANMDIDPFDLRKGQIVIVPFRKILPVDSYKYETIYINLVEKRLYFPVLVNNQSYIITFPIGIGTDEAQSPIGTFKISEKRKDPVWYVPESIKKEKPELPDVFPPGEDNPLGTRAMRLGNTTFLMHGTNKDFGIGMRVSHGCIRMYNPDVEKLFEVVNIGTEVNSFEKSIKEATENGKKYIEIDEEITSFPSYLPVLYQKLFKINILDKGYAVEIK, encoded by the coding sequence ATGAAAAAACTGTTTATAACTTTATTAATATCAACAACTTTATATGCTGATGAGGTAGATGATATACTTAGAACTTTGTATAATCAGGAAAAAACAATAAAAGAAGAAAAAAAAGAAGATTTATTCAGCATAGCAAAGGCAAAAGTTGAAAAAGATAAATTAGAAGAATTATTTAATAATGTATTAAATTTTTATGCCGATGGTATGTATAACCTTGCAATAGAAAAATCTAAGGAATATCTTTCAAAATCTGCCAAAAATGATTATAAAAGAGATTATATATATATAATCCTTGCAAAATCTTATTATAAGATGTCTGATACCGAAAATATGTTTAATCTTGTAAAAAATTTAGATAATATCTCCATTGATGCCCAATATAAAGTTATCCAAATTGCTTCATTGCTTTTTACAGAATATAAAGAAGAAGAAAAAAATAATTATCTATTATCATTGATAAAGAAGAATAAAAATTATAAGTTGTATTCCACAAAATTTAGTTATATTAACTACAAAGGGGTAGATTTTCCTTTAAATAGAAATGCCTTTGAGATAAAGCCAAACCAAAAAATAATAGGAAACATTTATCTATATGTTGTAGAAAAAGACCAAACATTATTTGAGTTATCAAGAGAATTAGACCTTGGATATTATGAAATGAAATATGCAAATATGGATATTGACCCTTTTGATTTAAGAAAAGGACAAATTGTTATTGTGCCTTTTAGAAAAATTTTACCTGTAGATAGTTATAAATATGAGACAATTTATATTAATCTTGTTGAAAAAAGATTATATTTTCCTGTTTTGGTTAATAACCAGTCTTATATAATAACATTTCCAATAGGCATAGGAACAGATGAAGCCCAATCTCCAATAGGAACATTCAAAATTTCAGAAAAAAGAAAAGATCCGGTTTGGTATGTTCCTGAAAGTATAAAAAAAGAAAAACCGGAACTTCCTGATGTATTTCCTCCGGGAGAAGATAATCCTCTTGGCACGAGAGCTATGAGATTAGGTAATACTACATTTTTAATGCACGGAACAAACAAAGATTTCGGTATAGGTATGAGAGTGAGCCACGGCTGTATAAGAATGTATAATCCGGATGTGGAAAAATTATTTGAAGTTGTTAATATAGGGACAGAGGTAAACTCTTTTGAAAAAAGTATAAAAGAAGCTACTGAGAATGGCAAGAAATATATAGAAATAGATGAAGAAATAACCTCTTTTCCATCTTATTTACCGGTTTTATATCAGAAACTCTTTAAAATTAATATATTAGATAAAGGATATGCAGTAGAAATTAAGTGA
- a CDS encoding NfeD family protein has protein sequence MEKYQLFIVLGILLIIIDSFILSFFLIPIGVGFITGGIFYYFYPEIFGFFIGFLIGVIPATYFSIKYSKKLKNKVSDIRELIGKEGYVVRQIDEFTYLVRFPMGVGGEELWNGYSEEKLNFGDKVKVIKIEGNKIIVKKEKTD, from the coding sequence ATGGAAAAATATCAATTATTTATAGTTTTGGGAATACTGCTTATTATAATAGATAGTTTTATTTTGTCTTTTTTCCTTATACCTATCGGCGTTGGATTTATAACAGGAGGCATATTTTATTATTTTTATCCTGAAATATTTGGATTTTTCATAGGTTTTTTAATAGGGGTAATACCGGCTACATATTTTAGCATAAAATACTCTAAGAAATTAAAAAATAAAGTAAGTGATATTAGGGAACTGATAGGAAAAGAAGGTTATGTAGTTCGGCAGATAGATGAATTTACCTACCTTGTAAGATTTCCTATGGGAGTAGGAGGAGAGGAGCTCTGGAATGGATATTCTGAAGAAAAATTAAATTTTGGAGATAAGGTAAAAGTTATAAAAATTGAAGGTAATAAAATTATTGTTAAAAAAGAAAAGACAGATTGA
- the mltG gene encoding endolytic transglycosylase MltG, producing MVKKIFLAFSLSFVVIFYLVYEVFFDKNDIKTPIEIEIKKGSSKIEIAKLLKDKNVINNWQIFLLYSLIKGDLKAGFYEFQGNLSINDVFNIIHLGKEKLIKVTIIPGDNLFIIAEKLEENNLIKKDEFLKYVFNKENLKKWNLEGASFEGYFPPETYGFKKNENIDEIINKFLEIFKKRYMPYKEKIENKGYSEFGIKKLSFYQAMIIASMIEKETAIEEEKPIIAGVILNRLKLNMPLQIDPTVIYALYIENKWDGNLTKKDLQIKSDFNTYIKNGVPPTPICSFSISSLEAVLNPRKTDYLYYVATKEKYHLFSNDYKTHLKNIQKIYRSK from the coding sequence ATGGTTAAAAAGATATTTTTAGCTTTCTCTTTATCTTTTGTGGTTATATTTTATTTAGTTTATGAGGTATTTTTTGATAAAAATGACATTAAAACTCCTATTGAGATAGAGATAAAAAAAGGAAGTTCTAAAATAGAAATAGCTAAGTTGCTAAAAGATAAAAATGTTATAAACAATTGGCAAATTTTTCTTTTATATTCATTAATAAAAGGAGATTTAAAAGCCGGTTTTTATGAGTTTCAAGGAAATTTATCTATAAATGATGTATTTAATATTATTCATCTTGGAAAAGAAAAACTGATAAAGGTTACCATAATTCCGGGAGATAATCTTTTTATAATAGCAGAAAAACTGGAAGAAAATAATCTGATTAAAAAAGATGAATTTTTAAAATATGTATTTAATAAAGAAAATCTAAAAAAATGGAATTTAGAAGGGGCAAGTTTTGAAGGATATTTTCCACCGGAAACTTACGGATTTAAGAAAAATGAAAATATTGACGAAATAATAAATAAATTTTTGGAAATATTTAAAAAAAGGTATATGCCATATAAAGAAAAAATAGAAAATAAAGGTTATTCTGAGTTTGGAATAAAAAAATTAAGCTTCTACCAAGCAATGATTATCGCTTCAATGATAGAAAAAGAAACAGCAATAGAAGAAGAAAAACCTATTATTGCCGGAGTTATACTAAACCGGTTAAAACTGAATATGCCACTTCAAATAGACCCGACGGTAATATATGCTTTGTATATTGAAAATAAATGGGACGGCAATCTAACAAAAAAAGACCTTCAGATAAAATCAGATTTTAACACTTATATAAAAAATGGAGTTCCACCAACCCCTATTTGTAGTTTTTCTATATCTTCATTAGAAGCAGTTTTAAATCCAAGAAAAACCGATTATCTTTATTATGTAGCAACCAAAGAAAAATACCATCTTTTTAGTAATGATTATAAAACCCACCTCAAAAATATACAAAAAATATACAGGAGTAAATAG
- a CDS encoding ferredoxin, with protein MKVKVQVDQDLCTACALCYDEVPEVYEDAGDGIARVKEEVGGDGAIIEGELAQRVLEVTDECPSGALVTEVVEE; from the coding sequence ATGAAGGTAAAAGTTCAAGTAGACCAAGATTTATGCACAGCTTGTGCACTTTGCTATGATGAAGTGCCGGAAGTGTATGAAGATGCAGGCGATGGTATAGCTAGAGTTAAAGAAGAAGTAGGTGGAGATGGTGCTATTATAGAAGGAGAACTCGCTCAAAGAGTTCTTGAAGTAACTGACGAATGCCCATCCGGTGCATTAGTTACTGAAGTTGTTGAAGAGTAA
- a CDS encoding universal stress protein: MYKEILVGYDGSQASQKALERAIEIAKLSGANLHIVGVIRPFEFGAVDIYTIEEIEAYEKEEISKEEKYLKNAAELAKQNGLEPKLKVLEGEPAEELMSYADENGCDLIVVGRRGVGGFKRLLLGSTASSLVKYANQSVLVVV; this comes from the coding sequence ATGTATAAAGAAATTTTAGTTGGATATGATGGTTCACAAGCAAGTCAAAAAGCTCTTGAAAGGGCTATAGAGATTGCAAAACTTTCTGGAGCAAATCTTCATATCGTTGGTGTTATCAGACCTTTTGAATTTGGAGCAGTTGATATTTATACTATTGAGGAAATAGAAGCTTATGAAAAAGAAGAAATATCAAAAGAAGAAAAATATCTAAAAAATGCTGCAGAATTAGCCAAACAAAACGGATTAGAGCCAAAATTAAAGGTTTTAGAAGGAGAACCGGCAGAAGAGCTTATGAGTTATGCAGATGAAAATGGATGTGATTTAATAGTAGTAGGAAGAAGAGGGGTTGGTGGATTTAAAAGATTGCTTCTTGGAAGCACTGCAAGTAGTTTAGTAAAATATGCAAACCAATCTGTATTGGTTGTAGTTTAA
- a CDS encoding cytochrome c: MRKLAIISLSIFSIAVAKEVKLETPPENVGKYYPPKSEKFEFLNTMYAMSTAFTGLMTNVQEKDWKNAEKWVKILEENYIKVGKLVPEFDKGLRKNEMTALVNAVKNKDMQGIQENAQAVGKSCSQCHQKYMLTTKIIYHYPSWKMINIDDPITRTALETEDYMKKMTDSMKKLRVYLDDNKQEKAVLEANNFAKRLKALSQSCSECHTNKLSEQIYFGKDMDEKLNALINAVKSNNKQEVNKNLNWISVNNCSKCHNTHQTTAIMKDILTKP; the protein is encoded by the coding sequence ATGCGTAAATTAGCTATTATATCCTTATCAATTTTTTCAATAGCAGTAGCAAAAGAAGTTAAATTGGAAACACCCCCAGAAAACGTAGGCAAATATTATCCGCCTAAATCAGAAAAATTTGAATTTTTGAACACAATGTATGCAATGTCAACTGCCTTTACCGGCTTAATGACAAATGTGCAAGAAAAAGATTGGAAAAATGCAGAAAAATGGGTAAAAATACTGGAAGAAAATTACATTAAAGTAGGAAAGCTTGTTCCTGAATTTGATAAAGGATTAAGAAAAAATGAGATGACAGCCCTTGTTAATGCAGTAAAAAATAAAGATATGCAAGGTATACAGGAAAATGCTCAAGCTGTTGGTAAAAGCTGTTCCCAATGTCATCAAAAATATATGCTTACTACCAAAATAATATACCATTATCCTTCTTGGAAAATGATAAATATAGATGACCCTATTACAAGAACAGCTTTGGAAACAGAAGATTATATGAAAAAAATGACTGATTCTATGAAAAAATTGAGAGTTTATTTAGATGATAATAAACAAGAAAAAGCAGTTTTGGAAGCAAATAATTTTGCCAAAAGATTAAAAGCTTTATCCCAAAGCTGTTCTGAATGTCATACAAATAAGTTATCAGAGCAGATATATTTTGGCAAAGATATGGATGAAAAATTAAATGCATTAATAAATGCAGTCAAATCCAATAATAAGCAAGAAGTAAACAAAAATTTAAATTGGATATCTGTAAATAACTGCTCAAAATGTCACAATACACACCAAACAACTGCTATAATGAAAGATATACTAACTAAACCATAA
- a CDS encoding M16 family metallopeptidase — MIKHIYPNKVTILYKETSGKGIIAGSIFIKGGSIEDPQDKKGLTNLAVRMLLKGSKDYSQFQLNKIFEDSGGYISASASEDYIEIDFALKVEDFDKGISVIKDLLFNPLFPEDKLQQEKQNTIAQIKAKQEEGFSYAFDELRKIIYKDTPYQYSVLGEEKDINNITIQDIKDRWNQILDSSRFVISIVGDLPYKKVEKKLKDTFANIPLKTDFKYPVYNKKIPTSECKILQREGAQTTILLAYNSPTVKEGKDFYSMKVLNGILGAGFTSRLFQEVREKKGYAYAVGSVFPTRINIGTFIAYIGTDPKNTENAKEEMVKVISSVKEGVTDEEINISKEKIVGTFLLEHQKRAKQAYYLGWFETIGMGYETDFNYTKNINKVSKSDILQVYNKYLAEGYSCVIVKP; from the coding sequence GTGATAAAACATATTTATCCAAATAAAGTTACCATTCTTTATAAAGAAACTTCCGGAAAGGGAATAATTGCCGGCTCTATATTTATAAAAGGAGGTAGCATAGAAGACCCACAAGATAAAAAAGGATTAACAAATTTAGCTGTAAGAATGCTTTTAAAAGGCTCTAAGGATTACTCTCAATTTCAGCTAAATAAAATATTTGAAGATAGTGGGGGATATATATCTGCCTCTGCCTCGGAAGATTATATAGAGATAGATTTTGCACTAAAAGTAGAAGATTTTGATAAAGGAATATCGGTTATAAAAGATTTATTATTTAATCCTTTATTTCCGGAAGATAAACTACAGCAAGAAAAACAAAATACAATAGCCCAAATAAAAGCAAAACAAGAAGAAGGATTTTCTTATGCTTTTGATGAACTTAGAAAAATAATTTATAAAGATACCCCTTATCAATACTCTGTTCTTGGTGAAGAAAAAGATATAAATAATATAACTATCCAAGATATAAAAGACAGATGGAACCAAATTTTAGACTCTTCCAGATTTGTAATCTCAATTGTAGGAGATTTACCATACAAAAAAGTTGAGAAAAAGCTAAAAGATACATTTGCAAATATCCCTTTAAAAACAGATTTTAAATATCCGGTTTATAATAAAAAAATACCAACTTCCGAATGTAAAATCTTACAAAGGGAAGGAGCCCAAACAACTATACTTCTTGCATATAACTCTCCGACCGTTAAAGAAGGAAAAGATTTTTACAGCATGAAAGTTTTAAATGGAATTTTAGGAGCCGGATTTACATCAAGATTATTTCAAGAAGTAAGAGAAAAGAAAGGATATGCTTATGCAGTTGGTTCAGTATTTCCTACAAGAATTAATATAGGAACATTTATAGCATACATCGGCACAGACCCTAAGAATACCGAAAATGCAAAAGAAGAAATGGTAAAAGTTATATCATCTGTAAAAGAAGGTGTAACTGATGAAGAGATAAATATATCAAAAGAAAAGATAGTAGGGACTTTTTTATTAGAACATCAAAAAAGAGCAAAACAGGCTTATTATCTTGGCTGGTTTGAAACCATAGGAATGGGATATGAAACTGATTTTAACTATACTAAGAATATAAACAAAGTTTCAAAATCTGATATTTTGCAAGTTTATAATAAATATTTAGCAGAAGGTTATAGTTGCGTAATTGTAAAACCTTAA
- the ruvX gene encoding Holliday junction resolvase RuvX yields MFKRRRSISIGNKKRVLALDIGLKRIGVAYSDIFGISITPTDYIQNDENAIEKIKSLVNQLNIGTIVVGLPLTLKGEEGEQARYTKEFAQKIKENINDIDIVFVDERFTTSLAEKQLKETTKKSKRKEKLDSLAAAYILQTYLLSKDLKNG; encoded by the coding sequence ATCTTCAAAAGGAGAAGAAGCATCAGCATAGGAAATAAAAAAAGAGTTTTAGCATTAGATATAGGTTTAAAAAGGATAGGTGTTGCTTATTCTGATATATTTGGTATATCAATAACACCTACCGATTATATTCAAAATGATGAAAATGCTATAGAAAAAATAAAATCACTTGTTAATCAGCTAAATATTGGCACAATAGTTGTAGGACTACCTTTAACATTAAAAGGGGAAGAAGGGGAGCAAGCAAGATATACAAAAGAGTTTGCCCAGAAGATAAAGGAAAATATCAATGATATTGATATTGTTTTTGTAGATGAGAGATTTACAACATCTTTGGCAGAAAAACAGCTTAAAGAAACAACAAAAAAATCAAAAAGAAAAGAAAAATTAGACAGTCTTGCTGCTGCATATATTTTACAAACTTATTTATTATCTAAAGATTTAAAAAATGGTTAA
- a CDS encoding SPFH domain-containing protein — protein MEVILIFLIIFIVFLIINGVKVVPQKEAWVVERFGKYNRTLEAGLNFIIPFIDYVRAKVSLKEQVIEIPPQEVITKDNVLVSIDTVCYFTIIDPVAATYNIERLVYAIIQTVQTNLRDIVGSMELDEILSSREKINAKIKESLQGASKSWGVLINRVEVKEIKPPKNIADAMSMLIEADRKKRAMILEAEGKRRSQELEAEGFKLAKMQEAEAIERIGQAQANAVRSVREAVNDPQLAGLLLLGDNYIKALEELSKSNNSKIIVLPASVEGLLNLIGKDKRE, from the coding sequence ATGGAAGTTATCTTAATATTTCTAATTATATTCATCGTATTTTTAATTATCAATGGTGTAAAAGTAGTTCCTCAAAAGGAAGCATGGGTTGTAGAAAGATTTGGTAAATATAATAGAACCTTAGAAGCCGGTCTTAATTTTATTATTCCTTTTATTGATTATGTTAGGGCTAAGGTTTCTTTAAAAGAGCAGGTAATAGAGATTCCACCTCAAGAAGTTATTACAAAAGATAATGTGCTGGTTAGCATAGATACAGTTTGCTATTTTACTATAATTGACCCTGTCGCTGCTACTTACAATATAGAAAGATTAGTTTATGCTATTATTCAAACAGTCCAAACAAATCTAAGAGATATTGTAGGTTCTATGGAACTTGATGAGATATTGTCTTCAAGAGAAAAGATAAATGCAAAAATAAAAGAAAGCTTACAAGGTGCTTCTAAAAGCTGGGGAGTATTGATAAATAGGGTTGAAGTAAAAGAGATAAAACCACCTAAGAATATAGCCGATGCAATGAGCATGTTAATAGAAGCAGATAGAAAGAAAAGAGCTATGATATTAGAAGCAGAAGGAAAAAGAAGGTCTCAAGAGCTTGAAGCAGAAGGATTTAAACTCGCCAAGATGCAAGAAGCAGAAGCAATAGAAAGAATAGGACAGGCTCAGGCAAATGCTGTCAGAAGTGTAAGAGAAGCTGTAAATGACCCACAACTTGCAGGTTTATTACTACTTGGAGATAATTATATAAAAGCATTGGAAGAACTTTCAAAAAGTAATAACTCTAAGATTATAGTTTTACCTGCTTCTGTTGAAGGTTTACTTAATTTAATTGGAAAAGATAAAAGAGAATAA
- a CDS encoding pyridoxamine 5'-phosphate oxidase family protein, with amino-acid sequence MLPKDVIDLMKNLGVFPVVIGTVDAQANQHITFITWIYPVNENTLRFAVSSKAKTSENIRETGKVAIQIFAPDKSLTCYGNAKEIISKIEGVPFDVSVFELKIDKVENSLFPGSTITGTIPFAHTGKILKMAELDEKVMSAVRGE; translated from the coding sequence ATGTTACCAAAAGATGTTATAGATTTAATGAAAAATCTTGGAGTTTTTCCGGTAGTGATTGGTACGGTAGATGCACAGGCAAATCAGCATATTACATTTATAACTTGGATTTATCCTGTAAATGAAAATACATTAAGATTTGCTGTTAGCTCCAAAGCTAAAACATCTGAAAATATCAGAGAAACCGGAAAAGTTGCAATTCAGATTTTTGCACCGGATAAATCATTAACCTGTTATGGCAATGCAAAAGAGATAATAAGCAAAATAGAAGGTGTTCCTTTTGATGTTTCTGTATTTGAGTTAAAGATTGATAAAGTTGAAAATTCTTTATTCCCCGGCTCAACAATAACAGGAACAATTCCTTTTGCCCATACAGGCAAAATATTAAAAATGGCAGAGCTTGATGAAAAAGTTATGTCTGCTGTAAGAGGTGAGTAA
- a CDS encoding site-2 protease family protein: MDNIINVIFMLPALLVAVIFHEVAHGYIAYKFGDNTAKLEGRLTINPIPHIDPLGSIILPVLLLAAGSPFLFGWAKPVPINPFNFKKIDIRKGMAITALAGPITNFTLAVIFAFLLKSFKNQEFIASLISIFGTGIIESIVLPILIFLKYAVMVNLILFIFNILPIPPLDGGRVIMSLVSPELERKLEPLEQYGFFIIILLLFLGIINKIIFPIYEFFMNILI; encoded by the coding sequence ATGGATAATATAATAAATGTTATATTTATGCTACCAGCTCTTTTGGTAGCAGTTATTTTTCATGAAGTAGCCCATGGTTATATAGCATATAAATTTGGAGATAATACTGCAAAGTTAGAAGGAAGATTAACTATTAATCCTATCCCACATATTGACCCTCTTGGTTCTATAATACTTCCTGTTTTACTACTTGCAGCAGGCTCTCCGTTTTTATTTGGTTGGGCTAAACCGGTTCCTATAAATCCATTCAATTTTAAAAAAATAGATATAAGAAAAGGAATGGCAATAACAGCTTTAGCCGGTCCAATTACTAACTTTACATTAGCTGTAATTTTTGCATTTTTATTAAAAAGTTTTAAAAATCAAGAGTTTATAGCATCATTAATTTCTATCTTTGGAACCGGCATTATTGAGTCAATAGTATTACCGATATTAATATTCCTTAAATATGCAGTAATGGTAAATCTTATTTTATTTATATTTAATATTCTTCCAATTCCTCCATTAGATGGTGGTAGAGTTATAATGAGTTTGGTATCTCCTGAACTTGAAAGAAAATTAGAACCATTAGAACAATATGGTTTTTTTATAATTATTTTACTTTTATTTCTTGGTATCATAAATAAAATAATTTTTCCAATATATGAATTTTTTATGAATATTCTCATATAA